In one Oncorhynchus nerka isolate Pitt River linkage group LG7, Oner_Uvic_2.0, whole genome shotgun sequence genomic region, the following are encoded:
- the LOC115125585 gene encoding translocon-associated protein subunit delta-like yields MMTRIAAFLALVCLCTGESCSDPVITPSAYTTSDAVISSESVFIVELSLACANGAQSVALYADVNGRQFPVTRGQDVGKYQVSWSMPHKQASSGTYQVKFFDEESYSSLRKAQRNNEDVESIQPLFSVNVDHRGAWNGPWVPTEVMAALIGILVYYLAFSAKSTIQA; encoded by the exons ATGATGACCAGAATAGCAGCGTTTCTTGCTCTTGTATGCCTGTGCACGG GTGAGAGCTGTTCAGACCCTGTGATTACACCCTCTGCCTACACCACTTCTGATGCCGTCATCTCCTCTGAGTCCGTATTCATCGTGGAGCTCAGCCTGGCTTGTGCCAATGGAGCCCAG AGTGTGGCTCTGTATGCTGATGTCAATGGAAGACAGTTCCCTGTGACTAGAGGCCAGGATGTTGGCAAGTACCAG GTGTCCTGGAGCATGCCCCACAAACAGGCCAGCTCTGGTACATACCAGGTCAAGTTCTTTGATGAGGAGTCCTACAGCTCTCTACGCAAG GCCCAGAGGAACAACGAGGATGTAGAATCCATCCAGCCCCTTTTCTCTGTCAATGTAGATCACAGG GGAGCGTGGAACGGCCCGTGGGTGCCTACTGAGGTTATGGCTGCTCTCATTGGCATCCTGGTGTATTACCTGGCTTTTAGCGCTAAGAGCACCATCCAGGCATAA